In Corylus avellana chromosome ca2, CavTom2PMs-1.0, the following proteins share a genomic window:
- the LOC132171125 gene encoding ABC transporter F family member 4-like, with amino-acid sequence MGKKKAEESGATTKTKGSGKDVSKDGKKEKISVTAMLASMDQKPDKPKKGSSSSLAATSSKPKTKAAPKYTDDIDLPPSDEEDEDSGEELKQSNRRSDPKALEILMSEKELKKREKKDVLAAYAAVQAKQEALKDDRDAFTVVIGSRSSVLDGGDEADANVKDITIDNFSVAARGKELLKNTSVKISHGKRYGLVGPNGMGKSTLLKLLAWRRIPVPKNIDVLLVEQEVVGDDRTALEAVVSANEELVKLRNEVAALQNLSSAAEGENEVEDSNGDDAGERLAELYEQLQILGSDAAEAQASKILAGLGFTKGMQGRPTRSFSGGWRMRISLARALFVQPTLLLLDEPTNHLDLRAVLWLEEYLCRWKKTLVVVSHDRDFLNSVCNEIIHLHDLKLQLYRGNFDEFESGYDQRRKEMNKKFETYEKQIKAAKRSGNRAQQEKVKDRAKFNAAKEASKSKAKGKVDEDEPLPEAPKKWRDYSVEFHFPEPTELTPPLLQLIEVSFSYPNREDFRLADVDVGIDMGTRVAIIGPNGAGKSTLLNLLAGDLVPTEGEVRRSQKLRIGRYSQHFVDLLTMEETPVQYLLRLHPDQEGLSKQEAVRAKLGKFGLPSHNHLTPIAKLSGGQKSRVVFTSISMSKPHILLLDEPTNHLDMQSIDALADALDEFTGGVVLVSHDSRLISRVCDDEERSEIWVVENGTVSTFPGTFEEYKEELQREIRAEVDD; translated from the coding sequence ATGGGAAAGAAGAAGGCGGAGGAGAGCGGTGCAACCACCAAAACTAAGGGGAGTGGCAAAGACGTTTCGAAAGATGGGAAGAAAGAGAAGATTTCGGTCACGGCGATGCTTGCCAGTATGGACCAGAAACCTGATAAACCTAAAAAGGGTTCTTCCTCTTCCTTGGCTGCTACTTCTAGCAAACCTAAGACCAAAGCCGCCCCAAAATACACCGATGACATTGATCTACCTCCCTCTGATGAGGAGGATGAAGACTCTGGAGAAGAACTGAAGCAATCCAATCGGAGGAGTGACCCAAAGGCACTTGAAATATTGATGAGTGAAAAAGagttgaaaaaaagagaaaagaaggatgTGCTTGCCGCCTATGCAGCAGTGCAGGCAAAACAGGAGGCTCTTAAGGATGACCGAGATGCTTTTACTGTTGTTATTGGTAGTCGGAGCTCAGTTCTTGATGGAGGTGATGAAGCTGATGCCAATGTCAAAGATATAACCATAGATAATTTCTCTGTGGCAGCTCGGGGTAAAGAACTTTTGAAGAATACATCAGTAAAGATATCTCATGGGAAAAGGTACGGTTTGGTTGGACCCAATGGAATGGGCAAGTCTACATTATTAAAGCTCCTTGCTTGGAGGAGGATTCCAGTACCTAAGAATATTGATGTTCTTTTGGTTGAACAAGAGGTGGTTGGTGATGATAGAACTGCTCTTGAAGCAGTTGTTTCCGCTAATGAAGAGCTTGTCAAGCTCCGAAATGAGGTTGCAGCTTTGCAGAATTTGTCTTCTGCTGCTGAGGGTGAGAATGAAGTTGAAGATAGCAATGGGGATGATGCAGGAGAGAGGCTTGCTGAATTGTATGAGCAGTTGCAGATATTGGGGTCGGATGCGGCTGAGGCTCAGGCATCAAAGATTCTTGCTGGATTGGGGTTCACCAAAGGAATGCAAGGTCGTCCAACCCGGTCATTTAGTGGTGGCTGGAGAATGAGAATATCATTGGCTAGGGCACTTTTTGTGCAACCAACGCTATTGTTATTAGATGAACCCACAAACCATCTTGACCTTAGGGCCGTTCTCTGGTTAGAGGAGTACTTGTGTCGGTGGAAGAAAACTCTTGTTGTTGTCTCACATGACCGGGATTTCCTTAACTCTGTCTGCAATGAGATCATTCATCTCCATGATTTGAAGCTTCAATTATATCGTGGAAACTTTGATGAGTTTGAAAGTGGGTACGATCAGCGTCGCAAAGAGATGAACAAGAAGTTTGAAACTTATGAGAAGCAAATTAAAGCAGCCAAGAGGTCAGGGAATCGTGCTCAGCAGGAGAAGGTTAAAGACCGGGCTAAGTTTAATGCTGCAAAAGAAGCATCCAAGAGCAAGGCAAAGGGAAAGGTTGATGAGGATGAGCCTCTGCCAGAGGCCCCAAAGAAATGGAGAGATTACAGTGTGGAGTTCCACTTCCCTGAACCTACTGAGCTCACACCACCACTCTTGCAGCTAATTGAAGTCAGTTTCAGTTACCCAAACCGAGAGGATTTCAGGCTCGCAGATGTTGATGTAGGTATTGATATGGGAACACGTGTTGCTATTATTGGGCCAAATGGAGCGGGAAAATCTACTCTACTGAATCTTCTTGCAGGTGATTTGGTTCCGACTGAGGGTGAAGTACGGAGGAGTCAGAAGCTGAGGATTGGGAGGTATTCACAGCACTTTGTGGACCTACTAACAATGGAGGAAACACCAGTGCAGTATCTTCTTCGTCTTCATCCAGATCAAGAGGGACTTAGCAAGCAGGAGGCTGTTCGTGCAAAGCTTGGAAAATTTGGACTCCCCAGCCATAATCACCTCACCCCAATTGCAAAATTATCTGGAGGGCAAAAGTCACGGGTTGTCTTCACTTCAATTTCCATGTCGAAGCCACACATATTGCTATTGGATGAGCCTACAAATCATTTGGACATGCAGAGCATTGACGCACTGGCTGATGCACTGGATGAGTTTACTGGTGGAGTTGTCCTGGTCAGTCATGACTCTAGGCTCATATCACGTGTTTGTGATGATGAAGAGAGGAGTGAAATTTGGGTTGTAGAAAATGGAACTGTGAGTACTTTCCCTGGAACATTTGAGGAGTACAAGGAGGAGTTACAAAGAGAGATCAGAGCAGAGGTTGACGATTGA
- the LOC132171304 gene encoding large ribosomal subunit protein bL21m, with translation MANRRCLHALSRRSWARFSMNTTLPSLRTLLPLPAQPIKRNVSQFSHGVTMLCTHWSHPRHFSSSRENDDVSEDDDEDDDDDDDEEMSESDDEESVGNSSASSLKREYTAEEREAEAAAIGYKVVGPLERSDRVFKPYEAVFAVVQIGSHQFKVSNGDCIFTERLKFCEVNEKLILNKVLLIGSSTQTIIGRPIVPEAAVHAVVEEHALDAKVIIFKKKRRKNYRRTKGHRQELTKLRITDIQGIEKPEQIVTEKPTKAAEKKPEKVPVTA, from the exons ATGGCGAACAGGCGGTGCCTCCACGCTCTGAGCCGCCGCTCGTGGGCGCGCTTCTCCATGAACACCACTCTCCCTTCCCTCCGAACCCTACTTCCGCTTCCCGCCCAACCGATCAAGCGCAATGTATCCCAATTCAGCCACGGTGTCACCATGCTGTGCACCCACTGGTCCCACCCTCGGCATTTCTCGTCCAGCAGGGAAAACGATGACGTTTCGGAAGACGACGATGAGgatgacgacgacgacgacgacgaggAAATGAGCGAGAGTGACGACGAAGAGAGCGTTGGGAATTCCTCGGCGTCGAGTTTGAAGAGAGAGTACACGGCGGAGGAGAGAGAGGCGGAGGCCGCGGCGATTGGGTACAAGGTGGTGGGCCCGCTCGAGCGTTCCGACCGGGTTTTCAAGCCCTACGAGGCGGTTTTTGCTGTCGTTCAG attgGGTCACACCAGTTCAAGGTGAGCAATGGGGATTGCATTTTCACCGAGAGATTGAAGTTCTGCGAGGTTAATGAAAAG TTAATTTTGAACAAGGTTCTCTTGATTGGCTCCAGTACTCAGACCATTATTGGTAGGCCCATTGTACCAGAAGCAGCTGTTCATGCAGTTGTTGAAGAGCAT GCATTAGATGCAAAggtaattatttttaagaaaaagagaaggaagaattATCGCCGCACCAAAGGACATCGCCAG GAGCTGACTAAATTAAGGATAACTGATATTCAAGGAATTGAGAAACCTGAACAGATAGTCACTGAGAAGCCTACAAAGGCTGCTGAGAAGAAGCCAGAAAAGGTTCCAGTCACTGCATAA
- the LOC132170395 gene encoding probable ubiquitin-conjugating enzyme E2 24, protein MMDTFLSDSDWESASESGSSEDREETEYLYVGQARSILSSLEESIGKIDDFLSFERGFVLGDLVCSETDTAGQMGRVVGIDMLVDLESAQGKIMKNVNSKKLLKIRSISVGDYVICGPWLGMVDKVVDKVTVVFDDGSKREVTAMDQENLLPISPNMLEDSQYPYYPGQRVRVRLSEVTKSARRFCGTWRQNQDEGTVCAVEAGLVSVEWFASVPVGCDLSLPIPPRLQDSRNLTLLSCFSHANWQLGDWCMLPSADSKGVMEQTFLNASTGKLINENLTRGFKRSHTSNLEELFVIVKTKTKVDVMWQDGSCSFGLDSQNLCPVSVVNIYEFLPEQFVLEKGTCDDPLISSSQRWGVVRSVDAKERTVNVQWTTLAMSEANNLDGSSIEETLSAYELVEHPEFSYCLGDVVFRLVQNQFGDPANKDHVNSETGMGEEATLKGEYCTKDQTQYPNNSYLSCIGNVTGFEDGAVEVRWATGFATKVAPYEIFRVDKSEGSSATHVLFEENVEETNQEMIEHDKQSYNQKGKDLFDSDRAGENCKKHSWESSSFFLPQAAFGFLMSIATNLFGSVGSTSLPCPVVSSLISEDGDEAGILPEEDVLESCDLLQTFRKTSLDHEVKETLDNESIPFSATTENSHQFMQFDMVGDCSDHHFLNAGKGLALSQAKRSWFKKVQQEWSILEKNLPETIYVRVFDERMDLLRAVIVGAPGTPYHDGLFFFDILLPLEYPYEPPMVHYNSGGLRVNPNLYESGKVCLSLLNTWTGTGSEVWNPESSTILQVLLSLQALVLNEKPYFNEAGYDKQIGRAEGEKNSVSYNENAFLVTCKSMLYLLRKPPKHFEALVEDHFKRRSQHILMACKAYMEGAPVGCAFGCGKTDNVENLTGNSTGFKIMLAKLLPKLVEAFADRGMDYSQFIEPAK, encoded by the exons ATGATGGACACTTTCCTTAGCGACTCTGACTGGGAGAGTGCTAGTGAGAGTGGTAGCAGTGAGGATCGAGAGGAAACTGAATACTTGTATGTTGGGCAGGCTAGGAGCATTTTGTCAAGTCTCGAGGAGAGCATTggaaaaattgatgattttctCTCATTTGAGAGGGGATTTGTACTTGGGGATTTGGTGTGCTCCGAAACAGACACAGCTGGGCAGATGGGAAGGGTCGTTGGCATTGATATGTTGGTAGATTTAGAAAGTGCTCAgggaaaaataatgaaaaatgtaaattcCAAGAAACTTTTAAAGATCCGCTCCATCTCAGTTGGAGATTATGTGATTTGTGGGCCTTGGCTTGGAATGGTGGACAAAGTGGTTGACAAAGTCACTGTTGTCTTTGATGATGGATCAAAGCGCGAAGTCACTGCCATGGATCAAGAGAATCTATTGCCAATTTCTCCCAATATGCTGGAAGACTCACAGTACCCATATTATCCAGGACAGAGAGTGCGGGTTAGGCTCTCAGAGGTTACTAAATCAGCTAGACGATTTTGTGGCACTTGGAGGCAAAATCAAGATGAAGGAACTGTTTGTGCTGTGGAAGCAGGTTTGGTGTCTGTGGAATGGTTTGCATCTGTTCCCGTGGGTTGTGATTTGAGTCTGCCTATACCACCACGTTTGCAGGATTCAAGAAACTTGACTTTGTTGTCATGTTTTTCACATGCAAATTGGCAGCTTGGTGACTGGTGTATGCTTCCAAGTGCTGACAGCAAGGGTGTGATGGAGCAGACTTTTCTTAATGCATCTACTGGAAAACTCATTAATGAGAACTTGACAAGAGGATTTAAGAGAAGCCATACTTCAAATTTAGAGGAACTGTTTGTTATTGTGAAGACAAAGACTAAAGTTGATGTCATGTGGCAGGATGGCAGTTGCTCTTTTGGACTTGATTCACAAAATTTATGCCCTGTGAGTGTTGTAAACATTTATGAATTCTTGCCTGAACAGTTTGTGTTGGAAAAAGGAACTTGTGATGATCCACTCATTTCTAGCAGCCAGAGATGGGGTGTTGTGCGGTCTGTGGATGCAAAGGAACGAACTGTAAATGTACAGTGGACAACTCTTGCTATGTCTGAAGCCAATAATTTGGATGGAAGCAGCATAGAGGAAACTTTGAGTGCATATGAATTGGTTGAGCACCCTGAGTTTTCATATTGCTTGGGTGATGTTGTGTTTAGGCTAGTTCAGAACCAGTTTGGTGATCCAGCTAATAAAGATCATGTAAACTCAGAAACTGGCATGGGTGAGGAGGCCACTTTGAAAGGCGAGTACTGCACCAAGGATCAGACTCAGTATCCCAATAACTCTTATCTCTCATGTATTGGCAATGTTACCGGCTTTGAAGATGGTGCTGTGGAGGTGAGATGGGCTACTGGTTTTGCAACCAAG GTTGCACCTTATGAGATATTTCGGGTTGATAAATCTGAAGGTTCAAGTGCAACCCATGTGCtctttgaagaaaatgttgagGAAACGAATCAAGAGATGATTGAACATGACAAACAATCGTACAATCAAAAAGGAAAG GATTTGTTCGATTCTGACCGTGCTggtgaaaattgcaaaaagcATTCATGGGAGTCTAGTTCCTTTTTTCTTCCACAAGCTGCGTTTGGATTTTTAATGAGCATAGCCACAAACCTATTTGGATCTGTTGGTTCAACTTCACTTCCATGCCCAGTTGTATCTAGCCTTATTTCTGAAGATGGAGATGAAGCTGGGATTCTTCCTGAGGAAGATGTATTGGAAAGTTGTGATCTGTTACAGACGTTTAGAAAGACAAGTTTAGATCATGAAGTGAAAGAGACCCTAGATAATGAATCTATTCCGTTTTCAGCAACCACTGAGAACTCTCATCAGTTTATGCAGTTTGATATGGTTGGTGATTGCTCAGACCATCACTTTCTTAATGCTGGTAAAGGATTGGCATTGTCTCAG GCGAAAAGAAGTTGGTTTAAGAAGGTTCAGCAAGAATGGAGCATTCTAGAGAAAAATCTTCCTG AAACAATCTATGTCCGTGTCTTTGACGAAAGGATGGATCTACTGCGGGCAGTTATTGTTGGTGCACCTGGAACTCCATATCATGATGGGCTTTTCTTCTTCGATATCTTGCTTCCTCTGGAGTACCCATATGAACCACCT ATGGTGCACTACAATTCTGGTGGGCTCCGTGTCAACCCTAACTTGTATGAATCTGGAAAGGTCTGTCTCAGTCTTCTCAATACATGGACGGGTACAGGCTCTGAAGTATGGAATCCAGAGAGCTCAACTATTCTTCAGGTTCTTCTCTCCCTCCAGGCCCTTGTGCTCAATGAGAAGCCTTATTTCAATGAGGCTGGATATGATAAGCAGATCGGAAGAGCCGAGGGAGAGAAAAACTCAGTAAGCTACAATGAAAATGCATTCCTTGTCACCTGCAAGTCCATGCTATACCTACTTCGGAAGCCACCTAAG CACTTTGAAGCACTAGTGGAGGACCACTTCAAGCGACGCTCCCAACATATTCTAATGGCTTGTAAGGCATATATGGAAGGAGCACCAGTGGGGTGTGCCTTTGGATGCGGAAAAACCGACAACGTCGAAAATTTAACGGGGAATTCTACCGGATTCAAAATCATGCTTGCTAAGCTCTTGCCAAAGCTTGTCGAGGCATTTGCCGACAGGGGCATGGACTACAGCCAGTTTATTGAGCCTGCAAAATGA
- the LOC132170966 gene encoding uncharacterized protein LOC132170966 yields MNLSKPHKFPLSPFLCFLLVFIANTPTTTSDSLVGDRNSNPEVLYTQHCNDVVPESPLAPKTSSLSSFINTSNILRLSTGFFSGGNRIFNRTATDTLRTLSFIPYDLQKTVSDGEYKVQAVLTLRNRVVLSIFNSTKHQRVRQIRFRGPRWSSWQALGQFSLIGYWSESSGKLCMVGSGSRYHDPGNVKLGVVLKFNYRINASIYGSLISGTLESMHDDKDNSNYFEPISILGLNKDPNYEYTLVEKANGSDCLSGNGGGDSLSLSKSFLSGGCALLGGRTGSYELEYGSDCGSVNCNPFGGSIGYLPNSMYYQGTLCKQRGKVQMLLGFPNSSYRGSEFPFDPNVTLIAEGEWDEKENQLCGVACRILNVTESWANAFVGDCSIRLTLRFPALFTLRNRSEVVGEIWSKKDVNDSGYFGKIGFRSYWARSIDAERLKYQYTEIDTVRKSCAKGKTVKIKGKTYPDGSSLDMKFDMSLTDSKGKVAEGFSSPLFVGDQLYPRWGYRRPFGMPVPRLAEPVKSQLNNSHNSMVNISYRMSFTTPPDFNSRDNTSSKVVYISAEGIYYRDTGILCMIGCWHLGSNNQVISNDSLDCALMINVQFPPLHAEHGEIVKGTIESTRAKSDPLYFERLQLSSNSITTTQAKASIWRMDLEITMVLISITLACIFVGLQLFYMKKHPHVHPFISIVMLIVLTLGHMIPLLLNFEALFVAKRNQTNVFLGSGGWLEVNEVIVRVVTMVAFLLQLRLLQLTWSARQGDERQKELWVSERKVLYLTLPMYVAGGLIAWFVHQWKNSYQRPLGPFLRPYGKVYQLHSLRHSFWEDIKAYAGLLLDGFLLPQILFNLFFNSGEKALASSFYIGTTIVRLLPHAYDLYRAHSSTWYLDLSYIYANHRMDFYSTAWDIIIPCGGLLFAVLLYLQQRFGGRCVLPKRFRETSAYEKVPVISNDDL; encoded by the coding sequence ATGAACCTTTCAAAACCCCACAAATTCCCACTCAGTCCCTTCCTCTGTTTCCTTCTCGTATTCATCGCCAACACGCCGACTACCACCTCCGACTCTCTGGTCGGAGACCGAAACTCAAACCCCGAAGTCCTGTACACCCAGCACTGCAACGATGTCGTTCCCGAGTCCCCATTAGCCCCCAAAACCTCCTCCTTATCCTCGTTCATTAACACCTCCAATATCCTCCGGCTCAGCACCGGATTCTTCTCCGGTGGCAACCGGATTTTCAACCGAACCGCCACGGATACCCTGAGAACTCTCTCATTCATCCCCTACGATTTGCAGAAGACCGTATCCGATGGCGAATACAAGGTCCAAGCCGTCCTGACCCTCCGAAACCGTGTTGTGTTGTCTATTTTCAACAGCACGAAACACCAGCGGGTGCGCCAGATTCGGTTTCGGGGACCTAGATGGTCCTCTTGGCAGGCCTTAGGGCAGTTTTCGCTTATTGGGTATTGGTCAGAATCCTCTGGGAAGCTCTGTATGGTTGGATCGGGCTCCAGATACCATGATCCGGGTAATGTAAAGCTGGGTGTTGTTCTTAAGTTTAATTATCGGATCAATGCAAGTATTTATGGTAGTTTGATTAGTGGGACTTTAGAAAGTATGCATGATGATAAGGATAATTCGAACTATTTTGAGCCAATTTCAATATTGGGTTTGAATAAGGATCCGAATTATGAATACACATTGGTTGAGAAAGCAAATGGGAGTGATTGTTTGAGTGGAAATGGTGGGGGAGATAGTTTGTCTCTAAGCAAGTCGTTTCTCAGTGGTGGTTGTGCCCTGCTTGGAGGACGTACCGGCAGTTATGAATTGGAATATGGGAGTGATTGTGGTAGTGTCAATTGCAATCCCTTTGGTGGGAGTATTGGGTATCTGCCAAATTCGATGTATTATCAAGGAACTCTGTGTAAGCAGAGAGGAAAGGTGCAGATGTTGTTGGGTTTTCCAAACTCTAGTTATAGAGGTAGTGAGTTTCCTTTTGATCCTAATGTGACATTGATTGCTGAGGGTGAGTGGGATGAGAAGGAGAATCAGCTTTGCGGTGTTGCATGCCGGATTTTGAATGTTACAGAGTCTTGGGCTAATGCTTTTGTTGGAGATTGCTCGATTAGGTTGACTTTGAGATTTCCTGCACTTTTTACCTTAAGAAATCGGAGTGAAGTTGTTGGGGAAATTTGGAGCAAGAAAGATGTGAATGATTCTGGTTACTTTGGCAAAATTGGGTTCCGAAGTTATTGGGCAAGATCAATTGACGCCGAAAGACTTAAATATCAGTATACTGAGATTGACACTGTAAGAAAGTCATGTGCAAAAGGGAAGACTGTTAAGATCAAGGGAAAGACGTATCCTGATGGGTCTTCATTGGACATGAAATTTGATATGTCGCTGACAGACAGCAAAGGAAAAGTAGCAGAAGGTTTTTCATCCCCACTATTTGTTGGCGATCAGCTTTATCCACGGTGGGGCTATCGGCGCCCATTTGGGATGCCAGTGCCAAGGCTAGCAGAGCCTGTTAAATCTCAGCTGAATAACAGTCATAATAGCATGGTTAATATCAGCTACAGGATGAGCTTCACAACTCCACCTGATTTCAACTCCCGTGACAATACTTCATCCAAAGTAGTTTATATTTCTGCTGAAGGAATATATTATAGAGATACAGGTATTTTGTGCATGATAGGATGTTGGCATCTTGGATCAAATAATCAAGTTATTAGTAATGATTCGTTGGACTGTGCGCTAATGATTAATGTCCAATTCCCTCCGTTGCATGCCGAGCATGGTGAAATTGTCAAGGGAACTATTGAAAGCACACGAGCGAAGTCAGATCCTCTTTACTTCGAACGTCTTCAGTTGTCTTCTAATTCAATAACCACTACTCAAGCTAAAGCATCCATTTGGAGAATGGACTTGGAGATTACCATGGTTCTGATTTCTATTACACTAGCATGTATCTTTGTAGGCTTGCAGCTCTTTTACATGAAAAAGCACCCTCATGTGCATCCTTTCATTTCCATTGTGATGCTCATTGTTCTTACGCTGGGACACATGATTCCTCTACTGTTGAACTTTGAAGCCTTGTTCGTGGCTAAGCGTAACCAGACGAATGTCTTTCTTGGGAGTGGTGGATGGCTTGAAGTGAATGAAGTAATAGTAAGGGTAGTAACAATGGTAGCTTTCCTTTTGCAGTTACGTCTTCTCCAACTGACTTGGTCTGCTAGACAAGGTGATGAAAGGCAGAAGGAGTTGTGGGTTTCCGAAAGAAAGGTTCTCTATTTGACTTTACCAATGTATGTAGCCGGTGGGTTGATTGCTTGGTTTGTGCACCAATGGAAGAATTCTTACCAGAGACCTTTGGGGCCATTTCTACGACCTTATGGCAAGGTTTACCAGCTGCATTCGTTGCGGCATTCCTTTTGGGAGGACATAAAAGCTTATGCTGGTTTGCTCCTGGATGGCTTTCTACTTCCACAAATACTATTCAACTTGTTCTTTAATTCAGGAGAAAAGGCTCTTGCCTCTTCCTTTTACATTGGAACCACCATTGTTCGTCTGCTGCCTCATGCTTATGATCTCTACAGGGCTCACAGTTCTACATGGTACCTTGATTTATCATACATTTATGCCAACCATAGAATGGATTTTTATTCCACTGCCTGGGACATCATCATCCCTTGTGGTGGTCTGCTATTTGCTGTGCTACTTTACTTGCAGCAGCGATTTGGAGGCCGTTGCGTTCTTCCCAAGAGATTTAGAGAGACTTCTGCATATGAGAAGGTGCCTGTTATTAGCAATGACGATTTGTAA